A window from Musa acuminata AAA Group cultivar baxijiao chromosome BXJ3-10, Cavendish_Baxijiao_AAA, whole genome shotgun sequence encodes these proteins:
- the LOC135650667 gene encoding protein REDUCED CHLOROPLAST COVERAGE 1-like: MSSPGVESKHEDAVAKKQLFVSQQSKGTAEQKVASFSEDVREINTEAEDGWQPVQRPRSIGGSSQQIKHQRTSTWKTYNYQMNDVPSETVQSKPQFSYLNNGYYLLKKKIVIPGSFNDNLNMQVQSPDTRSGQKAYKAVTYRVKSVPSSTNPEISHNSWSAVERTTSPLDAHAPYYRHDSQVLENQKNLIGGVSEPRNNLVHSFSNSPSYKDVALAPPGTIAKIHSRKFQENMPLEQELSIGGNASEIKESFLAEEHTENAAELSEISNITQDKDTVQDAFLDSDKKVEVDHEEERKEDCETEQLLEPSSSDLEVASCSSMLTKNIIDNCVSSNEVQGVEQNENHDQNLSTNTSDRKKSECPITAESKEDNHDEASCTNVGISSYSSLHQFNFKKVLIPEKTGGDYPTMELPPSNYDGREVSSKKLSASAAPFSPFPATVLGPVPVTVGLPPNGTISAVTPWPLSARLHASPTAVMPMVPPICTSPHHPYPSSPRPSHILRPLPFIYPPYTQPQVIPNTTFAMNGNIFHGNHYPWQCNIGANVPDFAPGSVWSGSHPVDFSSLPPIISPTSESVLEPIITSHLRTDVSLDLPSDNNTEEGTKTEENNEISQIIDICKPLDGNWLEKRESEESHRNNTKITDLESETVFRQDAQHSGGRHVFRSSKKYEGEGSFSIYIKGRNRRKQTLKLPISLLNRPYGSQSFKVIYSRVVRGSDVISATDISSSENVTSD; this comes from the coding sequence ATGAGTAGTCCAGGTGTTGAGTCAAAACATGAAGATGCTGTTGCCAAAAAGCAGTTATTTGTTTCTCAACAATCTAAAGGAACAGCAGAGCAAAAGGTTGCTTCTTTTAGTGAAGATGTAAGAGAGATAAATACAGAAGCAGAAGATGGTTGGCAACCTGTTCAAAGACCAAGGTCCATCGGAGGTTCAAGCCAGCAAATCAAGCATCAACGCACAAGCACCTGGAAAACCTACAACTATCAGATGAATGATGTTCCTAGTGAAACTGTTCAATCCAAGCCACAGTTTTCTTATTTAAATAATGGGTATTATTTGCTTAAGAAAAAGATAGTTATTCCTGGAAGCTTTAATGACAATCTTAACATGCAAGTTCAGTCACCAGACACCAGATCTGGTCAGAAGGCGTATAAGGCTGTAACTTATCGGGTGAAGTCAGTGCCTTCATCCACCAATCCTGAGATCAGTCATAACTCTTGGAGTGCTGTCGAAAGAACGACTTCCCCATTAGATGCTCATGCACCCTATTATCGCCATGATAGCCAGGTATTAGAGAATCAGAAGAACCTAATAGGTGGTGTCTCTGAGCCTCGCAACAATTTGGTTCATAGTTTTAGTAATTCTCCATCATATAAAGATGTAGCACTGGCACCTCCAGGAACAATTGCCAAGATACATAGCCGAAAGTTTCAGGAGAATATGCCATTGGAACAAGAGTTGTCTATTGGTGGCAATGCATCTGAAATAAAGGAATCATTTTTGGCCGAGGAACATACAGAAAATGCTGCAGAGCTATCTGAGATATCTAACATAACCCAAGATAAGGACACTGTCCAGGATGCGTTTTTAGACTCAGATAAAAAAGTTGAAGTTgatcatgaagaagaaagaaaggaagattgtGAAACAGAACAATTACTAGAACCATCATCTTCTGATTTGGAAGTGGCATCTTGTAGTAGCATGCTCACCAAGAATATCATTGACAATTGTGTATCTAGCAATGAGGTTCAAGGAGTTGAGCAAAATGAGAATCATGATCAGAATTTGTCAACAAATACATCTGATAGGAAAAAATCTGAGTGTCCCATCACTGCAGAAAGCAAAGAAGATAATCATGACGAAGCCTCATGTACCAATGTTGGTATCAGTTCTTACTCTAGTCTCCATCAATTCAATTTCAAGAAGGTTCTCATCCCTGAGAAAACAGGTGGTGATTATCCCACGATGGAACTACCACCTTCTAATTATGATGGGAGAGAGGTATCTAGCAAGAAGCTGTCTGCATCTGCTGCACCGTTTAGCCCTTTCCCTGCTACAGTACTTGGTCCTGTTCCTGTAACTGTTGGTCTTCCTCCTAATGGTACAATTTCTGCAGTTACACCATGGCCATTGAGTGCCCGTCTGCATGCTTCACCCACGGCTGTAATGCCAATGGTGCCTCCTATTTGTACCTCACCGCATCATCCTTATCCTTCTTCACCTAGGCCTTCGCACATTCTACGTCCCTTGCCATTTATATATCCACCATATACCCAACCTCAAGTCATTCCAAATACCACTTTTGCTATGAACGGTAACATATTTCATGGAAACCATTATCCATGGCAGTGCAACATTGGTGCAAACGTTCCTGACTTTGCGCCAGGATCAGTATGGTCTGGTTCTCATCCTGTGGACTTCTCATCTTTGCCACCCATCATTAGTCCAACTTCTGAATCCGTGTTGGAACCAATTATAACATCTCATTTAAGAACTGATGTGAGTCTAGACCTTCCATCGGATAACAATACTGAAGAAGGGACCAAAACAGAAGAGAATAATGAGATATCCCAGATTATAGACATTTGTAAACCGCTGGATGGTAACTGGTTAGAGAAACGGGAATCTGAAGAATCTCACAGAAATAATACAAAAATTACCGACTTGGAATCTGAGACGGTTTTCAGACAAGATGCACAGCATAGTGGTGGAAGGCATGTCTTCAGGAGTAGCAAAAAGTATGAGGGTGAGGGAAGCTTTAGCATATACATCAAGGGTAGAAATCGCCGTAAACAGACACTAAAGCTGCCTATAAGTTTGCTCAATAGGCCATATGGATCACAGTCATTTAAAGTTATATATAGCAGAGTAGTAAGAGGAAGTGATGTTATAAGTGCAACAGATATATCTTCCAGTGAAAATGTTACTTCCGACTAG